A region from the Melioribacter roseus P3M-2 genome encodes:
- the trpC gene encoding indole-3-glycerol phosphate synthase TrpC encodes MSFLEQIINTKKEEIKNLHNRYSLSFFEEQEFFHSSTLSLVGSLFESKRLGLIAEIKKASPSKGILRADFNHAEIAKIYMNNKVNAISVLTDSKYFKGSIEYLKEIAKFKTVPLLRKDFIIDEYQIFEAKASGADVVLLIGEALSAEQSDSLIAAASECNLEILYEIHSPAQLDKIDFDKIKLIGINNRNLDTFEVDIRTTRLIADMLPEGTVAISESGINTPDDIKIISHPKVKGLLVGEYFMKSEDIDKTLKQFINILEETNNEN; translated from the coding sequence ATGAGCTTTCTCGAACAAATAATCAACACAAAAAAAGAAGAAATAAAAAACTTACATAACAGATACTCGCTCAGTTTTTTCGAAGAACAGGAATTTTTTCATTCTTCTACGCTAAGTCTCGTTGGTTCATTATTCGAATCTAAAAGATTGGGCTTGATTGCGGAAATTAAAAAAGCAAGTCCTTCAAAAGGAATACTGAGAGCGGATTTCAATCATGCGGAGATTGCGAAGATTTACATGAACAACAAAGTTAATGCAATCTCGGTTTTAACCGATTCCAAATACTTTAAGGGGTCGATCGAATACTTAAAAGAGATTGCAAAGTTCAAGACCGTTCCTTTGCTGCGAAAAGATTTTATAATAGACGAATACCAAATTTTCGAAGCGAAGGCTTCCGGCGCGGACGTTGTATTGTTGATTGGCGAAGCTTTGTCGGCGGAACAATCCGACTCATTAATCGCCGCTGCCAGCGAATGCAATCTTGAGATTTTATACGAAATTCACTCGCCCGCCCAACTCGATAAAATCGATTTTGACAAAATTAAATTAATCGGAATAAATAACCGCAATCTTGACACATTCGAAGTCGATATTCGGACCACCAGGCTAATAGCAGATATGCTGCCCGAAGGAACTGTTGCAATTTCAGAAAGCGGCATAAATACGCCTGATGACATTAAGATTATTTCTCACCCAAAAGTTAAAGGTCTTTTGGTCGGCGAGTATTTTATGAAATCGGAAGACATCGATAAAACGCTCAAACAATTTATTAATATACTTGAAGAAACAAACAATGAGAATTAA
- a CDS encoding aminotransferase class V-fold PLP-dependent enzyme, with the protein MNTLEKHFEKFRRNITGIDQTFDGPYGKKKIVYADWIASGRLYDPIEQIIRERFGPFVGNTHSESSVTGTSMTKAYHEARNIIKKHVNASDKDVLLFAGYGMTAAVNKFQRLLGLRLPEQLQKHVKIPKEEKPVVFLTHMEHHSNQTSWLETICDVVLIEPDERGLVDLNHFKHLLDLYSHRKFKIGSFTAASNVTGIEPPYYEMAELIHRYDGYCFVDFAAAAPYVKINMHPENPARKLDAIFFSPHKFLGGPGTSGVLIFDSKLYNRRVPDHPGGGTVDWTNPWGEHKYIQDIETREDGGTPGFLQAIKTALVVKLKEKMGVDNIRMRENQLLAKAFERLKKVKELHILAAEHEERIGVISFYVENVHYNLMVKLLNDRYGIQMRGGCSCAGTYGHYLLHVDPTRSKYITEKINKGDLSEKPGWVRLSLHPTMTDAELEFILDAIEEIIQNVDSWSKDYVYSPRTNEYSHTFYNDNSWQHIEKWFEISD; encoded by the coding sequence ATGAATACTCTCGAAAAGCATTTTGAAAAATTCAGACGAAATATTACGGGCATCGACCAGACATTCGACGGTCCTTACGGCAAAAAAAAGATAGTCTATGCCGACTGGATTGCAAGCGGCAGGTTATACGACCCGATCGAACAAATAATACGAGAGCGTTTCGGACCGTTTGTTGGGAATACGCATTCGGAATCATCCGTTACGGGCACTTCGATGACTAAAGCTTACCATGAAGCGCGAAATATTATCAAAAAACACGTCAACGCTTCGGATAAGGATGTTTTGCTCTTTGCAGGCTACGGTATGACAGCCGCTGTAAACAAATTTCAGCGACTCCTCGGTTTGAGATTGCCCGAACAGCTTCAAAAGCATGTTAAAATTCCAAAAGAAGAAAAGCCCGTAGTATTTCTGACGCATATGGAACATCATTCCAATCAAACGTCATGGCTGGAAACAATTTGCGACGTTGTTCTGATAGAACCCGACGAAAGAGGATTGGTCGACTTAAATCATTTCAAACATTTATTGGATCTTTATAGCCACCGGAAATTTAAAATAGGCTCGTTTACGGCGGCATCAAACGTTACGGGAATAGAACCTCCTTACTATGAAATGGCAGAATTGATACACCGGTACGACGGTTATTGTTTTGTCGATTTTGCGGCGGCGGCGCCGTATGTGAAAATCAATATGCACCCCGAAAATCCCGCTCGGAAACTCGACGCAATCTTTTTTTCGCCGCATAAATTTTTAGGCGGACCGGGCACTTCGGGCGTTTTGATATTCGATTCCAAGTTATATAATCGAAGAGTGCCCGATCACCCCGGCGGCGGAACTGTGGACTGGACAAATCCGTGGGGCGAACACAAATACATACAAGACATTGAAACTCGAGAAGACGGCGGCACGCCTGGTTTCCTGCAGGCAATTAAAACTGCGCTCGTCGTCAAATTGAAAGAAAAGATGGGAGTCGACAATATACGTATGCGAGAGAATCAATTGCTCGCTAAAGCGTTCGAACGCTTGAAAAAAGTCAAAGAGCTCCATATCCTCGCGGCTGAACACGAAGAGAGAATCGGCGTAATCTCTTTCTACGTTGAAAACGTCCACTACAATTTAATGGTTAAATTGCTGAATGACAGATACGGAATACAGATGCGAGGCGGATGTTCCTGCGCCGGCACCTACGGCCATTATTTACTTCACGTCGATCCGACCCGCTCCAAATATATCACCGAAAAAATTAACAAGGGCGACCTATCGGAAAAACCCGGCTGGGTAAGACTCTCGCTTCATCCGACCATGACCGACGCGGAACTTGAATTTATTCTCGACGCAATCGAGGAAATAATTCAGAATGTCGATAGTTGGTCGAAAGATTATGTCTACTCGCCCAGGACAAATGAATACAGTCACACTTTCTATAACGACAACAGCTGGCAGCATATTGAGAAGTGGTTTGAGATTAGTGATTAG
- the trpE gene encoding anthranilate synthase component I — protein MEYNKFLSLAEKYNTVPVYDRLAADLQTPVSAYLKLRKHSDSSFLLESVEGIGRLARYSFIGIDPEIIISNRHKKIKIEKPDKSEMIENNLFDYLQRSTERRDYPVIDELPYFTGGWVGYIGFDNISLIEDVIDYKDRNGHEFPDSILGFFRTIIVFDHFKHQLILINNSDCTDKTKLKNSYEVSINKLNKIKKILNEELNYKSDFKVIPKEFHKDEEEEFLNSVEKSKSNIYNGDVFQIVLSRRFEAEYSGDLFNVYRALRMINPSPYMYYISFGNDIKVAGTSPEDLLKVNDRKAEILPIAGTRRRGKNEEEDKKLEENLINDPKEIAEHVMLVDLARNDLGRVCKTGTVKISENMKINRFSHVMHIVSRVEGILKDGLDSIDALKAAFPAGTVSGAPKIRAIQLINQYEKLKRGLYAGSVGYIDFRGNLDMCIAIRTLWANNQSVFWQAGAGIVADSRPELELKEIKNKSAVLLSALKLAEVIDENIDNR, from the coding sequence ATGGAATACAATAAATTTTTATCGCTGGCAGAAAAATACAATACCGTTCCGGTATACGACAGACTTGCCGCGGATCTACAGACTCCGGTTTCCGCTTATCTAAAATTGCGCAAGCATTCCGACTCTTCTTTTCTGCTCGAATCGGTTGAAGGAATCGGCAGGCTGGCGCGTTATTCGTTTATCGGCATCGATCCGGAAATCATTATTTCCAACCGACACAAAAAAATTAAGATTGAAAAGCCGGATAAATCCGAAATGATCGAGAATAATCTTTTCGATTATCTGCAACGCTCGACAGAGCGTCGGGACTATCCTGTTATCGACGAACTTCCCTATTTCACCGGCGGCTGGGTAGGTTATATCGGTTTCGACAATATTTCATTAATAGAAGACGTTATCGATTATAAAGACCGCAACGGTCACGAATTCCCCGATTCGATACTCGGCTTTTTCAGAACCATTATAGTTTTCGACCATTTCAAACATCAGCTGATTTTAATTAATAACTCAGATTGTACAGATAAAACAAAACTGAAAAATTCATACGAAGTTTCAATTAATAAGTTGAATAAAATAAAAAAAATACTGAACGAAGAATTAAACTATAAATCGGATTTCAAAGTGATTCCGAAAGAATTCCACAAAGACGAGGAAGAAGAATTTCTAAACTCGGTAGAAAAAAGTAAATCGAATATCTACAACGGAGACGTATTTCAAATTGTACTTTCTAGGAGATTCGAAGCCGAATATAGCGGGGACCTTTTTAATGTTTACAGGGCTCTGAGAATGATCAATCCTTCGCCGTATATGTATTATATAAGTTTTGGGAATGATATTAAGGTGGCGGGAACATCGCCCGAAGACTTACTCAAAGTAAATGACCGGAAAGCTGAAATACTTCCGATTGCCGGCACACGCCGCCGCGGCAAAAACGAGGAGGAAGACAAAAAGCTCGAAGAAAATTTGATTAACGACCCGAAAGAAATAGCCGAACACGTAATGCTCGTAGACCTGGCGCGCAATGACCTGGGAAGAGTTTGCAAAACCGGCACCGTAAAGATAAGCGAGAATATGAAAATCAATCGTTTTTCGCATGTTATGCATATAGTGTCGAGAGTAGAGGGAATATTGAAAGACGGGCTCGATTCAATCGACGCATTGAAAGCCGCATTCCCTGCGGGCACCGTTTCGGGAGCTCCGAAAATAAGAGCTATACAATTAATTAATCAATACGAAAAGCTCAAACGCGGTCTTTATGCCGGCTCGGTCGGCTATATCGACTTCCGCGGCAATCTCGATATGTGCATCGCAATCCGAACGTTGTGGGCCAATAATCAGTCAGTCTTCTGGCAAGCCGGCGCCGGAATAGTGGCAGACAGCCGCCCCGAACTGGAATTAAAAGAAATTAAAAATAAATCCGCCGTTCTTCTTAGCGCATTAAAATTAGCCGAGGTAATTGATGAAAATATTGATAATAGATAA
- a CDS encoding sigma-70 family RNA polymerase sigma factor: MKITKQFTNRESKSLDQYLQEIGKVDLLTPEEEIELAKRIKKGDKQALDKLTKANLRFVVSVAKQYQNQGLPLGDLINEGNLGLIKAGLRFDETRGFKFISYAVWWIRQSIMQAIAEQSRMVRLPLNRVGALNKMGKALSQLEQEYERKPSAEEIAEQLDMDVQDVNYAMQIAGRHISMDAPFAHSDDSNNSLLDVMPNEDQPSPDHTLLKESLKTEIERSLSTLTEREAEVIRLYFGLGKEHSLTLEEIGEKLNLTRERVRQIKEKALIRLRHSSRSKNLKAYLG, encoded by the coding sequence TTGAAGATAACCAAGCAATTTACGAACCGGGAAAGCAAATCTTTAGACCAATATCTTCAAGAAATCGGAAAAGTTGACCTCCTTACCCCGGAAGAAGAAATCGAATTAGCCAAAAGAATTAAAAAGGGCGACAAACAAGCCCTCGATAAATTGACAAAGGCTAATTTGAGATTCGTTGTCAGCGTGGCAAAACAATACCAGAATCAGGGTCTTCCTTTAGGCGACTTGATAAACGAAGGAAACTTAGGCTTGATTAAAGCGGGTCTTCGTTTCGACGAAACGCGCGGATTTAAGTTCATTTCTTACGCCGTCTGGTGGATTCGACAATCTATTATGCAGGCTATTGCCGAACAATCCAGAATGGTGCGCCTCCCGTTAAATCGCGTTGGCGCTTTGAATAAAATGGGCAAGGCTCTCAGTCAGCTCGAGCAGGAATACGAAAGAAAACCGAGCGCCGAGGAAATTGCAGAACAGCTCGACATGGACGTCCAGGACGTCAATTATGCAATGCAGATTGCCGGAAGACACATTTCAATGGACGCTCCTTTTGCACACAGCGACGACAGCAATAATAGTCTGCTCGACGTTATGCCAAACGAGGATCAACCTTCGCCCGACCATACTCTGTTAAAAGAGTCTCTCAAAACCGAAATCGAACGCTCCCTTTCAACACTGACTGAAAGAGAAGCCGAAGTGATTCGTCTCTATTTCGGTTTAGGCAAGGAACATTCATTAACTCTGGAAGAAATCGGAGAAAAATTAAATCTTACACGCGAACGCGTGCGCCAAATTAAAGAAAAAGCTCTTATCAGACTGCGTCATTCTTCCAGAAGCAAAAATTTGAAAGCTTATTTAGGATAA
- the trpD gene encoding anthranilate phosphoribosyltransferase — MLKEYIEKISGGENLTFLEAQTAMSRIMSGECNNSQIAGLLTALKTKGETAEEVAGFASAMRQFSVKIEIDDENVIDVCGTGGDNSGTFNISTAAAFVVSGAGVKVAKHGNRSISSKCGSADVLSMLGVNINLTPEQSKLALEKTGIAFLFAPLYHPAMKYAAPVRKELGMKTIFNILGPLTNPAGTKKQLVGTFNNRTSALMAEAASYLDMESVSFVCTADRYDEITLTDKSDVIIYKKEKPAEKFTIDHSDFSFDKINMNNIISNTPEKNAEFILRVIKEKQKSDAYNVVVANSALALLTAGAAASLDEAKSLAIESIESGSAYKKLSELINFGN, encoded by the coding sequence ATGTTAAAGGAATACATAGAAAAAATAAGCGGCGGGGAAAATTTAACGTTTCTCGAAGCTCAAACCGCCATGTCCCGTATAATGAGCGGAGAATGCAATAATTCGCAAATAGCAGGTCTTTTGACAGCCTTGAAAACAAAGGGTGAAACAGCCGAAGAAGTCGCTGGCTTTGCCAGCGCCATGCGTCAATTCAGCGTTAAAATTGAAATTGACGACGAAAATGTAATTGACGTTTGCGGAACGGGAGGAGACAATTCAGGCACGTTCAATATATCTACAGCCGCCGCGTTTGTCGTGTCGGGCGCCGGCGTTAAAGTAGCCAAACACGGCAACAGATCGATTTCCAGCAAATGCGGTAGCGCGGACGTCCTTTCCATGCTGGGCGTCAACATAAATCTTACGCCCGAACAGTCGAAACTCGCTCTCGAAAAAACGGGCATAGCCTTTTTATTTGCCCCGCTTTATCATCCCGCTATGAAATACGCCGCGCCTGTGCGCAAAGAACTCGGTATGAAAACTATATTTAACATACTGGGTCCCCTGACAAATCCTGCGGGCACAAAAAAACAACTCGTCGGAACATTCAATAATCGAACGTCGGCTTTAATGGCTGAAGCCGCTTCTTATCTAGATATGGAATCGGTATCTTTCGTATGCACCGCCGACAGATACGATGAAATAACTTTGACCGATAAAAGCGACGTTATCATCTACAAAAAAGAAAAACCGGCGGAAAAGTTTACTATTGACCATTCGGATTTTTCGTTCGACAAAATTAATATGAACAATATAATCAGCAACACTCCCGAAAAGAATGCGGAGTTTATTTTGAGAGTCATTAAAGAAAAACAAAAAAGCGACGCATACAACGTAGTGGTTGCTAATTCGGCTTTAGCGCTTTTAACAGCCGGCGCAGCCGCGTCGCTCGATGAAGCCAAATCTCTCGCAATCGAATCGATTGAATCGGGCAGCGCTTACAAAAAATTATCAGAGCTAATTAATTTCGGAAATTAA
- a CDS encoding radical SAM protein, protein MNSFPEFISFTLTNGCNLRCQMCGQWSENGYVKNRVIDNKGTLKLEDWKRLVDEIANYKIRFILIRGGEPFLFNGIIDLLKYINGKGIFLSVDTNGTLIDKYAGELAKITNMHITFSVDGDEEAHDNVRMVNGSFEKIKNNIRLLNEMENKHNNKISKSICFTISKYNYTVLSKMPAVARSMGIGSINTVPYYYFSKETGDLYKKELEENFNIKAFSWKGFNHNDSGVNFSRFEREYSDYLEDLNGIENFPYMPFKMDEYKIWFNDSSTPVGSLACNNIENLIDIQPNGDVNFCVDFPDYKFGNVKTSSIKELWHSAEAEAFRKYRRNKPLAVCYRCGAKYISEIKE, encoded by the coding sequence ATGAATTCGTTTCCTGAATTTATATCTTTTACGCTTACAAACGGATGCAATTTACGGTGCCAAATGTGCGGTCAATGGAGCGAAAACGGCTATGTGAAGAATCGCGTTATCGATAATAAAGGAACGTTAAAGTTAGAAGATTGGAAAAGACTGGTCGACGAGATTGCAAATTATAAAATAAGATTCATACTGATAAGAGGGGGAGAACCTTTCCTTTTCAATGGTATAATCGATTTATTGAAATATATAAACGGTAAAGGAATTTTTCTCTCCGTCGATACGAACGGAACGCTTATAGACAAATATGCCGGAGAGCTTGCAAAAATTACTAACATGCATATTACTTTTTCAGTAGACGGCGATGAAGAGGCGCACGACAATGTGAGAATGGTGAATGGAAGTTTTGAGAAAATCAAAAACAACATAAGATTATTGAACGAAATGGAAAACAAGCACAACAACAAAATAAGCAAAAGCATTTGTTTTACAATCAGTAAATATAACTATACCGTATTGAGTAAGATGCCCGCAGTTGCAAGAAGCATGGGAATCGGTTCGATCAATACCGTGCCTTATTATTATTTTTCCAAGGAAACCGGCGATCTCTATAAAAAAGAACTGGAGGAAAATTTTAATATAAAGGCATTTTCGTGGAAAGGATTTAATCATAATGACTCCGGCGTGAATTTTAGCCGCTTCGAGCGTGAATATTCGGACTATCTGGAAGATCTGAACGGAATCGAAAACTTTCCCTATATGCCCTTTAAAATGGATGAGTATAAAATTTGGTTTAATGATTCATCAACTCCCGTCGGTTCGTTAGCCTGCAATAATATAGAGAATCTGATTGATATCCAACCAAACGGAGATGTTAATTTTTGCGTCGATTTCCCGGATTACAAATTCGGAAATGTGAAAACCTCTTCCATTAAAGAACTATGGCATAGTGCCGAAGCAGAGGCTTTCAGAAAATACAGAAGAAATAAACCGCTCGCAGTCTGCTACCGCTGCGGCGCCAAGTATATTTCAGAAATCAAAGAATGA
- a CDS encoding phosphoribosylanthranilate isomerase, translated as MRIKICGITNFEDAIAAYEAGADALGFIFYEKSQRYIEPGTASKIIGKLPPFITTVGVFVNSSADEINRIVDASGIHMIQLHGEETPDIIPKLIRPVIKSFRVHNEFRFEEMEQYRNCYYLLDTYSELGYGGTGEKFDWNLIPANLKHKIILAGGIGKDDLGKIQRYVNPAAIDVSSSIELKPGKKNINKLKELIDELRRINPRQMHTLRPGL; from the coding sequence ATGAGAATTAAAATCTGCGGAATAACGAATTTCGAAGACGCAATTGCTGCATACGAGGCAGGCGCCGACGCGCTGGGATTTATCTTCTATGAAAAAAGCCAAAGATACATTGAACCCGGAACAGCGTCAAAAATTATAGGTAAACTGCCGCCGTTTATCACCACGGTCGGAGTATTTGTTAATTCATCCGCGGACGAAATAAACCGAATTGTCGACGCAAGCGGCATTCACATGATTCAATTGCACGGAGAGGAAACCCCGGATATTATTCCTAAACTTATAAGACCTGTGATTAAAAGTTTCAGGGTGCATAATGAATTCCGTTTCGAGGAAATGGAACAGTATAGAAATTGTTATTACTTGCTGGATACCTATTCCGAGCTCGGATACGGAGGCACAGGCGAGAAATTCGACTGGAATTTGATACCAGCAAACCTCAAGCACAAAATAATTCTTGCCGGAGGAATCGGTAAAGACGATCTGGGAAAGATTCAACGATACGTCAATCCGGCTGCTATCGACGTATCGTCGTCGATAGAATTAAAACCCGGCAAAAAAAATATCAACAAATTAAAAGAATTAATCGATGAGTTACGCAGAATTAACCCCAGACAGATGCATACACTCCGACCGGGTCTTTGA
- a CDS encoding anthranilate synthase component II, translated as MKILIIDNYDSFTYNLVQLVGMYASDITVERNDKVSIPDIIGMKPDKIVISPGPGTPEESGISVEVIQTLGKDIPILGVCLGHQAIGYSFGAQIINAPSLMHGKTSLIRHDGKTIYSGIEQEFQAGRYHSLVVDRATLPDELEISSTTPDGIIMGVRHKSYPIEGIQFHPESILTKVGNLIIKNWLEVC; from the coding sequence ATGAAAATATTGATAATAGATAATTACGATTCGTTCACATACAATCTCGTTCAACTCGTCGGCATGTACGCTTCCGACATTACGGTAGAACGAAACGACAAGGTTTCAATTCCCGATATAATCGGGATGAAACCGGATAAAATAGTTATATCACCCGGACCCGGCACACCCGAAGAATCCGGAATTTCGGTCGAAGTAATCCAGACTCTCGGAAAGGATATTCCCATTCTCGGAGTTTGTCTCGGTCATCAGGCCATCGGTTACAGTTTCGGAGCCCAAATAATTAACGCCCCCTCTCTGATGCACGGCAAAACTTCGTTGATTCGACACGACGGAAAAACAATCTACTCCGGTATCGAACAGGAATTTCAGGCGGGAAGATACCATTCGCTGGTTGTCGACCGCGCTACGCTTCCCGATGAGCTCGAAATTTCTTCAACTACTCCGGATGGAATAATAATGGGCGTGAGACATAAATCTTATCCTATTGAAGGCATTCAATTTCATCCCGAATCGATATTAACTAAAGTGGGCAATTTAATAATCAAAAACTGGTTGGAAGTATGTTAA
- the trpA gene encoding tryptophan synthase subunit alpha — MKIRDSIDVVNKDNKKALAVFLTAGFPDKNKFIEYAKAAIDGGADILEIGIPFSDPLADGPVIQASSSIALKKKFTIKDIFNFIETIRNYSDIPAVLMGYANPINKYGKEKFLIDSSNSGANGLIVPDIPLEEYDFFFPANKYGLDIILLTTPASSDERIKNIDRKSAGFVYCVSVTGTTGADKKFDDSTVEHLKRTYSLITKNKMMIGFGISKPEDIRKFYDYADGFIVGSRIIKSILEGVEPAGISEAIKQFRNACN, encoded by the coding sequence ATGAAAATCAGAGACTCAATTGACGTCGTAAATAAGGATAACAAAAAAGCTCTGGCTGTTTTTTTGACGGCTGGATTTCCGGACAAAAACAAGTTTATCGAATATGCAAAAGCGGCTATTGACGGCGGAGCCGATATACTGGAAATTGGGATTCCATTCAGCGACCCTCTTGCCGACGGACCCGTCATTCAGGCGTCCTCTTCTATAGCCTTAAAAAAGAAGTTCACAATTAAAGATATATTTAATTTTATAGAGACAATAAGAAATTATTCCGATATACCTGCCGTACTAATGGGTTATGCAAACCCGATCAATAAATACGGAAAAGAAAAATTTCTGATCGACTCGTCAAACTCGGGCGCGAATGGTTTAATCGTTCCCGACATACCGCTTGAAGAATACGATTTTTTCTTCCCTGCCAATAAATATGGACTTGATATAATTCTTTTAACCACACCCGCTTCTTCCGACGAGCGGATAAAGAACATCGACAGGAAGAGCGCAGGCTTCGTTTACTGCGTAAGCGTTACAGGCACTACCGGCGCCGACAAAAAATTCGACGATTCCACCGTCGAGCATCTTAAACGCACTTATTCGTTGATAACAAAAAACAAAATGATGATTGGATTCGGCATAAGCAAACCCGAAGACATAAGAAAATTTTACGATTATGCAGACGGCTTTATTGTGGGAAGCAGGATAATTAAATCGATACTCGAAGGCGTCGAGCCTGCCGGGATTTCTGAAGCAATAAAACAATTTAGGAATGCATGCAATTAG
- the trpB gene encoding tryptophan synthase subunit beta, whose translation MRNYNAPDKSGKFGIYGGKFVPETLIGALESLEKVYLELKDNKDFLNQLNELQNEYNGRPTPLTFANRLTDYYGKAKIYLKREDLCHTGAHKLNNALGQILLAKYLGKERIIAETGAGQHGVATATVCAKFGMQCVVYMGEEDIERQKPNVFRMKLLGAEVRPVSSGSRTLKDATNEAIRDWVTNVENTHYIIGSVVGPHPYPMIVRDFQSVIGNETRYQILRKENRLPDYIIACVGGGSNAIGMFYPFIDDDSVKLIGIEAAGEGLDTNKHCATLSSGSPGVFQGMHTYLIQSEEGQISEVHSISAGLDYPGVGPEHSYLKDEGRVKYGAVTDNEALKAVNLLTRLEGILPALESAHAIAYLEKMIESTNKDEIIVVNLSGRGDKDLSTLINHNGN comes from the coding sequence ATGAGAAACTATAACGCACCTGATAAATCGGGCAAATTCGGAATCTACGGCGGTAAATTCGTTCCGGAAACATTAATCGGCGCGCTCGAATCGCTCGAAAAAGTTTATCTGGAATTAAAAGACAATAAAGATTTCTTAAATCAGTTAAACGAACTGCAAAACGAATATAACGGCAGACCTACTCCGTTAACTTTTGCCAACCGTTTAACCGATTATTACGGTAAAGCTAAAATTTATCTAAAGCGAGAAGACTTATGCCATACGGGCGCTCATAAACTCAATAATGCTCTCGGACAAATTTTACTGGCTAAATATTTGGGTAAAGAAAGAATAATAGCCGAAACGGGCGCGGGTCAACACGGAGTAGCGACAGCTACGGTTTGCGCAAAATTCGGAATGCAGTGCGTTGTGTATATGGGAGAAGAAGATATCGAAAGGCAAAAACCGAATGTCTTTAGAATGAAACTGCTCGGAGCCGAAGTAAGACCGGTTTCATCAGGAAGCAGAACTCTAAAAGACGCTACCAACGAAGCAATTCGCGACTGGGTAACAAATGTCGAGAACACACATTACATTATCGGTTCGGTCGTAGGACCGCATCCTTATCCGATGATTGTACGCGACTTTCAATCTGTAATAGGCAATGAAACCCGTTATCAAATTTTACGCAAAGAAAATCGTTTGCCGGACTATATAATCGCATGCGTCGGAGGAGGCTCAAACGCAATCGGCATGTTCTATCCTTTTATTGACGACGACTCTGTAAAATTAATTGGTATAGAAGCCGCGGGCGAAGGGCTCGATACAAATAAACATTGCGCAACTCTTAGTTCGGGATCGCCGGGCGTTTTTCAGGGTATGCATACCTATCTTATTCAATCGGAAGAAGGTCAGATTTCCGAAGTCCACTCGATTTCTGCCGGACTCGATTATCCGGGCGTAGGACCGGAACATTCTTATTTAAAAGACGAAGGTCGTGTCAAATACGGAGCAGTGACGGATAATGAAGCGCTTAAGGCGGTAAACCTGCTAACCAGGTTGGAAGGCATTCTGCCTGCCTTAGAGTCCGCGCACGCAATAGCATATCTGGAAAAAATGATAGAGTCTACGAATAAAGACGAAATTATTGTCGTTAACCTGAGCGGACGCGGCGACAAAGACCTTTCCACTTTAATCAATCACAACGGAAATTAA
- a CDS encoding sigma-70 family RNA polymerase sigma factor, with protein MARTNESRRKEFDYEITPHIPSLKSFALKLSRDSDDAEDLLQDTLLKAFRFFDQYEKGTNVKAWLFQIMKNSFINSYRKIKRQPGKVNYDDIENFYENIRSEEITSSHVQNDAFSDVMSDEIADALAKLPNDFRTIIFLSDIEGYSYEEIADFIDCPVGTVRSRLHRARKMLYTLLYSYAKGKSLVGGESKLILN; from the coding sequence ATGGCCAGAACAAACGAAAGCAGACGTAAAGAATTCGACTATGAGATAACGCCGCACATTCCGTCTCTAAAGTCGTTTGCGTTAAAATTATCGAGGGATTCGGATGATGCGGAAGACCTGCTCCAGGATACATTGTTGAAAGCATTCCGCTTTTTTGATCAATACGAAAAAGGAACTAATGTAAAAGCCTGGTTATTTCAGATTATGAAAAATTCCTTTATTAATTCTTACCGCAAAATCAAAAGACAGCCGGGGAAAGTAAATTATGACGATATCGAAAACTTTTATGAAAATATACGTTCTGAAGAAATAACCTCATCGCATGTGCAAAACGACGCCTTCAGCGACGTAATGAGCGACGAGATAGCCGATGCCTTGGCAAAACTTCCAAATGATTTCAGAACAATCATTTTCCTGAGCGACATCGAGGGATATTCTTACGAAGAGATAGCCGATTTTATCGATTGTCCGGTTGGTACGGTACGCTCGCGCCTTCACAGAGCCCGCAAAATGCTCTATACGCTCCTCTATTCGTATGCAAAAGGTAAGTCTTTAGTAGGCGGAGAAAGCAAATTAATTTTAAATTAA